One window of Candidatus Mycobacterium wuenschmannii genomic DNA carries:
- a CDS encoding cytochrome b — protein MTAVQRFSALSRVLHWLTAALVFAALSIGFVMVNSLGSYAELIAVHKTVGALVLLVMVVRVVNRWTHHPPAWPPTIGALEGRLVGLSEKLLYLLLVLQPLIGWAMLSAAGGPIVLFGHVHLPRIAPFDAQVYWVLRQAHSVIAYTLMVVIAAHISAVLLHTLTLRDRLIERMTFRFRSKADRSHA, from the coding sequence GTGACCGCGGTGCAGCGATTCAGTGCGCTGAGCCGGGTGTTGCATTGGCTCACAGCGGCTTTGGTGTTCGCCGCATTGTCGATCGGGTTCGTGATGGTCAACTCGCTGGGTTCGTACGCGGAATTGATCGCGGTGCACAAGACGGTCGGGGCGCTCGTTTTGCTGGTGATGGTCGTGCGCGTCGTCAACCGATGGACCCACCATCCGCCGGCCTGGCCGCCGACGATCGGTGCGCTGGAAGGCCGGCTCGTCGGCCTGTCCGAGAAGCTGCTCTACCTGTTGCTGGTGCTGCAGCCGCTGATCGGTTGGGCGATGCTGTCCGCAGCCGGCGGGCCGATCGTGCTGTTCGGCCACGTCCACCTGCCGCGGATCGCTCCGTTCGACGCGCAGGTGTATTGGGTTCTGCGCCAAGCACACTCGGTGATCGCCTACACGCTGATGGTGGTGATCGCCGCACACATCTCGGCGGTGCTGCTGCACACGCTGACGCTGCGTGACCGGCTGATCGAACGGATGACTTTCCGGTTTCGGAGTAAGGCCGACCGCAGCCACGCCTAG
- a CDS encoding MBL fold metallo-hydrolase, with translation MANIERIVTHGTFELDGGSWEVDNNIWLVGDDSDVVVFDAAHTAGPILDAVKGRNVVAVICTHGHNDHVTVAPELGDTLDAPVLLHPADDMLWRMTHPDKDFRTVADDETVSVGGLELHALHTPGHSPGSVCWYAPDLGAVFSGDTLFSGGPGATGRSFSDFPTILASISGRLGSLPGDTVVYTGHGDTTNIGDEIVHYDEWVARGH, from the coding sequence ATGGCCAACATCGAACGAATCGTCACCCACGGAACCTTCGAACTCGACGGCGGCAGTTGGGAAGTCGACAACAACATCTGGCTGGTCGGCGACGACTCCGATGTGGTGGTGTTCGACGCCGCGCATACCGCGGGGCCGATCCTCGATGCGGTCAAGGGCCGCAATGTGGTCGCGGTGATCTGCACGCACGGCCACAACGACCACGTGACCGTCGCCCCCGAACTCGGCGACACCCTCGACGCTCCGGTGCTGCTGCATCCCGCCGACGACATGCTGTGGCGAATGACGCATCCGGACAAAGATTTTCGTACCGTCGCCGACGACGAGACGGTCAGCGTCGGCGGACTCGAACTGCATGCCCTGCACACCCCGGGCCATTCCCCCGGTTCGGTCTGCTGGTACGCCCCGGACCTGGGCGCGGTGTTCAGCGGCGACACGCTGTTCTCCGGCGGACCCGGTGCGACCGGACGGTCGTTCTCCGACTTTCCGACGATCCTGGCCTCGATCTCGGGCCGCCTCGGCAGCCTGCCCGGCGATACCGTCGTCTACACCGGTCACGGCGACACCACCAACATCGGCGACGAGATCGTGCACTACGACGAATGGGTGGCCCGCGGCCACTAG
- a CDS encoding Hsp70 family protein, with translation MADGERVALGLSVGATNLAAVTADRSVTRKPVLTLFRQRPPEVGVPSENPKLNEPGLVITDFVDRVGDPAGIAAADNTTHRSETLIADALRALAYTATDGRTLPDAVAVTHPAHWDPAAVNSVRVALSRVSEWSRGRLVLLPDSAAALYALHASPGIPDSGIIAVCDFGGSGTTVSLVDAADGYQAVAPAVRHTEFAGDRIDQALLTHVINDLSTGGSFDTSATSAIGSLKQLRTACRFAKERLSSANATALTADVPGYSGQIEITRGDLEDAIRQPLDSFVGFFHDVLQRNGIRLEDLAAVASVGGGAAIPFVTRTLSEQSGALVISAPRPHLTAAVGAALRAAHGPGDGSTALAPTALGSVSDATTISEVPVEPAGAPALAWSEADDDSGIMPIRPGEYDDVARDSAPPSPRPRPRAALAEEPEVFGPVRDAWYRRPLVVAVGTALAVLAVGAGVMITLRHTSGNAPSTPSSSVSTTAVPSSGESTASEEPSTNPPSSAAPETTPPSSSQTPTTTTTTESPTSTTTTTTTTTTTSERPRWPDRPRWPRGPGGDGRFPEPGQGGR, from the coding sequence ATGGCTGACGGCGAACGCGTCGCGTTAGGCCTCTCGGTGGGGGCCACCAACCTGGCGGCGGTGACCGCCGACCGGTCGGTGACCCGCAAGCCGGTGCTGACGCTGTTCCGGCAGCGCCCGCCCGAGGTGGGCGTGCCGTCGGAGAACCCGAAGCTGAACGAGCCGGGGCTGGTCATCACCGACTTCGTCGACCGGGTGGGGGACCCGGCCGGCATCGCAGCCGCCGACAACACGACGCACCGCAGCGAGACCCTGATCGCCGACGCCCTACGCGCGTTGGCCTACACGGCGACCGACGGGCGAACGCTGCCGGACGCGGTGGCCGTCACCCATCCGGCGCACTGGGACCCGGCCGCGGTGAACTCGGTGCGGGTCGCGTTGAGCCGGGTGTCGGAATGGTCGCGCGGCCGACTGGTCCTGCTGCCGGACTCCGCGGCGGCGTTGTACGCGTTGCACGCCAGCCCCGGGATACCCGACAGCGGGATCATCGCGGTGTGCGACTTCGGCGGGTCTGGCACCACGGTGAGCCTGGTCGACGCCGCGGACGGCTATCAGGCGGTCGCACCCGCGGTCCGGCACACCGAGTTCGCCGGCGACCGGATCGACCAGGCGCTGCTGACGCACGTGATCAACGATCTCTCGACGGGCGGATCGTTCGACACGTCGGCCACGTCGGCGATCGGTTCGCTCAAGCAACTGCGGACCGCGTGTCGCTTCGCCAAGGAACGTCTCTCCTCGGCGAACGCGACCGCGTTGACCGCCGACGTGCCTGGCTACAGCGGACAGATCGAGATCACCCGCGGCGACCTCGAGGACGCGATCCGGCAGCCGCTGGACAGCTTTGTCGGCTTCTTCCATGATGTGTTGCAGCGCAACGGAATTCGCCTGGAGGATCTCGCCGCGGTCGCCTCGGTGGGTGGGGGCGCCGCCATTCCGTTCGTGACGAGGACGCTGTCGGAGCAGTCGGGCGCGCTGGTTATTTCAGCACCGCGGCCGCATTTGACCGCCGCGGTCGGTGCGGCGTTGCGCGCCGCGCACGGGCCGGGTGACGGGTCGACCGCTCTGGCGCCGACCGCGCTCGGATCGGTGAGTGACGCGACGACCATCTCGGAGGTGCCGGTCGAGCCCGCGGGTGCGCCCGCGCTGGCCTGGTCGGAGGCGGACGACGACTCCGGGATCATGCCGATTCGGCCGGGCGAGTACGACGACGTCGCGCGCGACAGCGCGCCACCGTCGCCACGACCACGACCTCGGGCGGCCCTGGCCGAGGAACCCGAGGTGTTCGGACCCGTTCGCGACGCCTGGTACCGGCGGCCACTGGTGGTCGCGGTCGGCACGGCGCTGGCCGTGCTGGCCGTCGGCGCCGGGGTGATGATCACGCTGCGGCACACCTCGGGCAACGCTCCGTCGACGCCGTCGTCGAGCGTCAGCACGACGGCCGTGCCGTCGTCGGGGGAGAGCACCGCGAGCGAGGAGCCGAGCACCAACCCGCCGTCGTCGGCCGCACCCGAAACCACGCCGCCGTCGAGCAGCCAGACGCCAACGACGACTACGACTACCGAGTCGCCGACGTCAACCACCACGACCACGACGACGACAACGACGACCAGTGAACGGCCGCGCTGGCCGGACCGCCCGCGGTGGCCTCGCGGCCCGGGCGGCGACGGCCGATTCCCCGAGCCGGGGCAGGGCGGGCGCTAG
- a CDS encoding SHOCT domain-containing protein yields the protein MSSGPVRKIVRISALLLMVGSVIGFVATLLLGAFVYDKYDAYGEVRIPGSGKVHLPAGRTTISFHTVILSRAYDNGLPIPHLSFDIDPPPGVANPKVTENIGGSTSVNNNIHRRVWFADIPADGDYIITTSGEVNGYISPRLAFGRDSDSNDAWLGITAGLFVIGLATLITSSMWRSRVTRVESPAWQVGPPVPTPELDDPAAGADGSIVIHSGEGVKIEQLKTLAALRDSGALTEKEFQAEKRRVLKGD from the coding sequence GTGAGCAGCGGACCGGTCAGGAAGATCGTGCGAATTTCGGCGCTCCTGCTGATGGTCGGATCGGTCATCGGCTTCGTGGCGACACTGCTGCTCGGCGCTTTCGTCTACGACAAATACGATGCCTACGGCGAGGTGCGAATCCCCGGTAGCGGCAAGGTGCATCTGCCCGCCGGGCGCACCACGATCAGCTTCCACACCGTGATCCTCAGCCGTGCTTACGACAACGGGCTACCGATCCCGCACTTGAGCTTCGACATCGATCCGCCGCCGGGTGTGGCCAACCCGAAAGTCACCGAAAACATCGGCGGCTCAACGTCGGTCAACAACAACATCCACCGCCGCGTCTGGTTCGCCGACATCCCCGCCGACGGCGACTACATCATCACGACCAGCGGCGAGGTGAACGGATACATCAGTCCGCGACTGGCTTTTGGCCGCGACAGCGATTCCAACGATGCCTGGCTCGGCATTACCGCGGGCCTCTTCGTCATCGGTTTGGCCACGTTGATCACGTCCTCGATGTGGCGGTCGCGCGTCACCCGGGTCGAGTCTCCGGCCTGGCAGGTCGGCCCGCCGGTGCCCACGCCGGAGCTGGACGATCCCGCCGCGGGCGCCGACGGGTCAATCGTCATCCACTCCGGCGAGGGAGTGAAGATCGAGCAGTTGAAAACGCTTGCCGCGCTGCGTGACTCCGGCGCGCTGACCGAGAAGGAATTCCAGGCCGAGAAGCGCCGGGTGCTCAAAGGCGACTAG
- a CDS encoding NAD(P)H-dependent amine dehydrogenase family protein, with amino-acid sequence MAKRVVVWGTGFVGKMVIAEIVKHPEFELVGVGVSNPQKVGHDVGEICGLSGPIGLQATDDVDALIACKPDALVHYGPTAAHADANIALMTRFLRAGIDVCSTAMTPWVWPTMHLNPPNWIQPITEACELGGSSCFTTGIDPGFANDLFPMTLMGLCSEVRTVRASELLDYTNYEGDYEVEMGIGREPEFRPMLENREVLIFAWGATVPMIAHAAGIMLDEITTTWDKWVTPEERKTAKGVIPAGNVAAVRFTINGVYKGETRIQLEHVNRIGLDAAPDWPAGTKDDVYRVDIEGTPSISQETAFRFTDGSGRDAAAAGCLSTGLRALNAVPAVNDLPPGWVTALDLPLIAGAGTIR; translated from the coding sequence ATGGCTAAGCGCGTAGTGGTGTGGGGTACCGGCTTCGTCGGCAAGATGGTGATCGCCGAAATCGTCAAACATCCGGAGTTCGAACTCGTCGGCGTCGGCGTCAGCAACCCCCAGAAGGTCGGCCACGACGTCGGTGAAATCTGCGGCCTGTCCGGTCCGATCGGTTTGCAGGCCACCGACGACGTCGACGCGCTGATCGCGTGCAAGCCCGATGCACTGGTGCACTACGGCCCGACTGCGGCACACGCCGACGCCAACATCGCCTTGATGACGCGGTTCCTGCGGGCCGGCATCGACGTCTGCTCGACCGCGATGACGCCATGGGTGTGGCCGACGATGCATCTCAACCCGCCCAACTGGATTCAGCCGATCACCGAGGCGTGCGAACTGGGTGGGTCGTCGTGCTTCACCACCGGCATCGACCCGGGGTTCGCCAACGACCTGTTCCCGATGACGTTGATGGGCCTGTGTTCGGAGGTGCGCACGGTCCGTGCCTCGGAGTTGTTGGACTACACCAACTACGAGGGCGACTACGAGGTCGAGATGGGCATCGGGCGCGAGCCGGAATTCCGCCCGATGCTGGAGAACCGCGAGGTGCTGATCTTCGCGTGGGGCGCCACCGTGCCGATGATCGCCCACGCCGCGGGCATCATGCTCGACGAGATCACCACGACCTGGGACAAGTGGGTCACCCCCGAGGAGCGCAAGACGGCCAAGGGCGTGATCCCGGCGGGCAATGTCGCCGCGGTCCGGTTCACCATCAACGGCGTCTACAAGGGCGAGACCCGGATTCAGCTCGAGCACGTCAACCGCATCGGCCTGGACGCGGCGCCGGATTGGCCCGCGGGCACCAAGGACGACGTCTACCGCGTCGACATCGAAGGCACGCCGAGCATCTCGCAGGAGACGGCGTTCCGCTTCACCGACGGGTCGGGGCGCGACGCGGCCGCGGCCGGTTGCCTGTCCACCGGATTACGGGCGCTCAACGCCGTCCCGGCCGTCAACGACCTGCCGCCGGGGTGGGTCACCGCGCTGGATCTGCCGCTGATCGCCGGGGCCGGCACGATCCGCTAG